Below is a genomic region from Thermoplasmata archaeon.
GCTCGCCGCGCCGAGCGCGACCCATGGGATCGGGGTCGAGGCCCCGTACCCGAGGCCTGTGAGCACGGGGATCTGGAGGGCGACCCACGGGACGTTGCTGACGACCTGGGAGGCGACGACGCTCGTGGCGAAGATCGACGGGAGGGCGGAGGTGCTCGAGCTGCCCGTGGCCGGGATGGGAAGCAGGGTCTCGAGGGAGCCGATGACGCCGCCGGCAACGGCTCCCCCGACGACCACGAACAGCCCCGCGAAGAGCACGAGGATCCGCGCGTCGACCGCGCGCAGCATCGCGAGCCGCTCCTGGGACACGAAGAGCGTCGCGAGTGCCCCGCCGAGGGCGATCTCCCAGATCGGGATCGCCGGGAGGCCGAAGGAGGCCCCGCCCACATCGAGAGTGATGAGGAGGACCATCGTCGCCGGGAACAGTACGATCACCGGACGCCGCAGGATGCGGCCGCTCCACTCCCCATCCGGGAAGAGCGGCGGGGCCTCCGCGCGAAGTCGGTCGTACTCCGGCGTCGCGGGTCCCATCCGGGCCGCGAATGCCCAGCGCACGAACAGGGCGCCGAGCACGATGCTGGCCGCGATCGGAAGGAGGAGGTAGCGCAGATAGGTGCCCACGGGGGCCTGGAGCCCGCTCGAGATCGAGATCAACAGGTTCTGGGGATTTCCCATCGGGGTCAGCGCGCTGCCAATCGTGACGGCGAACGCGACCGCGAGCAGCATCGGCTTCGCGTCCATCTTCGTCCGCTTCGCGACGCCGTAGAGGAGAGGTACGGCGAGCAGCACGAGGGCGTCGTTCACGAGGAACGCAGCGGCGATGGAGAACCCCACGAAGATGACGAACGGAAGGTCCGCCGGGGAGCGCGCTTGGCCGATCAACCAGCGGGCGGCGTGATCGAGGATCCCCTGCCGTTCGAGCGCCCCCGCGAAGACGAACAGTGCGAACAGGAACAGGAGGACGGGGGCGGCCTGGGTCAGCGCGGAGTACGTGCCGCCGAGCGACAGAGTGCTCGAAACGACGGTCCCCGCCGCCCCCACCGCGAAGATCCCCCAGATGGGCGGTCCGCGGCCGAAGAGCTGGCGCACCACGATGGCGCCGAACACCAGCGCCAGGATTGCGACGGCGACGTCGTTCGTCACGGATCACCCCGAGGAGACCGCACGGAAGACCGGCTACATATCCGACCGCCGCCAGTGGAACCGAGGGCTCATGAACCGCGAGCGACCCCTTCACGCTGATGCGTCGCCGCCCACCGACCGTTCCATCCGTGACCGTCGCGCCGGGCGGGCGGATCCTGGCGCTCTCCGCGGCATGGTACTCCGACGGAGCCGACCGCCGACGGGAGGCCCGACGTGACCGACACTGCGTCGAGTGCCACTCGGCGCTCGCCACATCGCGGACCCCGTATTGCTCTCGGGTCTGCCGATGGAAGTTCCATGGGCACTACTTCTGGGATGCGGCCCGCATCTACGTCATGCGTCGCGACCGGTACACGTGCGCGGTGTGCCGATCGCGCCGGCGGGCGCGCGAGCTCGAGGTCGATCACATTGTCGAGATTGCGCGCGGTGGAGCCGCGCTGGAGTACTCGAACCTGCAGACGATCTGCCGACCGTGCCATCGTTCGAAGACCCGAGCGTTCCTCGCATCGGTCGACCGCCGGGCAGGGCCGAGCGCAGACGCGGTCCCCGCGGCGTAGCCGAGATGCGGGCCGAGGACGGCAGGCACCTCGGGTTCGATGGGCTCGGCCGGATTCGAACCGGCGATCTTCGCTGTGTGAGAGCGACGTCTTAACCGCTGGACTACGAGCCCGCGCGCCGACGCGAGGGTCGTCCGACCTTTAAGACTGCTACAGAGGGAGCAGGAGGAAGGCAGGCACGAGGAGGCTCGCCACGACCGTCAGGATGAGGCCGCTCCCAAGCGCGAGGCTTCCGGCGTCGGCCTCTCCGTAGCGCACCACGAAGTACAGCGTCGTGTCCATCGCGGTCGCGCCTCCCATCGCGGCCAGTCCCTCTCCCTTCACCCGTCGCCCCACGACCGGAGCGAGCACCATCGTCAGGTTCTCGCGGAGGAAGTTGGCGAGGAAGGCGACGAGCCCCAGGGTCGCGCCGAGTCGCGCCGCGACGAGGGGGCCATCGAGCGTGTACCAGCCGAACCCGGAGGACATCGCGAGGCTCGCCGCGGCGCCGGTGCCGGTTGCGAGCGCATAGATTCCCCCGGCGATGAGCGCACCGGTGATGGCTGCGACCACCGGCACCCACACCCGGCGCAGGGTCTCCCAATGCAATCGGATCCCGAGGCCCACCAGGGCGAGGAGGATGTACAGGGCGTACGGGATCGCGCTAGCTGCGGGCAGCGGGAGGACGAGCGCCACGGCGTAACCGGCGAACAGCGCCCCGATCAGGACGACGGAGAGCGGAACGCGTTCGGGTGCCTGGGGCAGCGCGCGAGCGGGACCGACGACCGTGCGATGCGGCAATACCGCGTAGATCGCGAGCGTGCAGGCCAGGATGAGGCCGGCGAACCCGATCGCCAGTACCACGCTCGGAGCGAGCGTGGCGGGGCTGACGTCGGTCAGCGAGGCACCGAGGAGGAAGACGAGCGCGACGATGGTGGCGATCGTGGCGCGCAGGATCCATGGAGTGCTCGGGCGCCAACGCCATCCTACGAGGTAGCCCGCGACGAACGCGACGTAGAGGAACGGATCGAACTCCACCGTCGGCTCAGCCCTTCCATCGACGGACGCTCGGTGAGGGCGGCGCGCCGGGGACTCCTCGGCCGAGACGGACGGTGGCGTCGCGCGCGGCCCCGAAGCTGACGAACTCGATCGGGACCCCCGTCTCCTCGGTCACAAAGGAGAGGAAGGCGCGCAGCTCCGCGGGCAGCGCCCCGGCGCCTTCCTCACGGAGGCGCTCGAGCAGTCGCGGGTGAAACTCCCCCCACGCGGGCAGTCGCTCGTAGACGGGGTGGACCTCGCCGAGATCGTCCGCGGAGGTCGGCGGCCGATCCGTGAGCGACGAGCCATCGGGCAGCTCGTATCGCACGCACACGGGGACCTCGGGGAGGCCTCCGAGCACATCGACCTTCGTGATCGCGAGAGCGGTGAACCCGTTCAGCCGGGCCGCATAGCGCAGCAGGACGAGATCGAGCCAGCCGCACTCGCGGGGCCGACCGGTCGTGGCGCCTCGCTCGCCGCCGACACGTTGCAGGTACTCGCCGAGCTCGCCCTCCACTCGCGTCGGGAACGGTCCTGCCCCGACCCGCGTCGAGTACGCCTTCGAGACGCCCACGATCCGGTCGACGGCGAGCGGAGGGATCCCGCTGCCGACCAGGGCTCCGGCGCTCGTGGGATGGGAGCTCGTGACGTACGGATAGGTGCCGAAGTCGATGTCGAGGAGGGCGCTCTGGGCGCCTTCCAACAGGATCCGGTCGCCCCGGCCGATCGCCTCCCATAGGATCGGTTCGGTGGGCCCGATGTACGGGGCGAGCCGGCTACCGACCTCGATCAGGGTCGACGCCAACTGTTCGCGCGGAGGAAGGTTCGGGAGCTGGGTCTTGCGAGCGTAGAGCAGTTCGAGGCGTTGACGCAGAGTCGCGGGGCGGTCGAGGTCTCCGAGCCGAATCCCCCATCGACCGTACCGATCGGAGTACGCCGGGCCGATGCCGCGTCCCGTCGTGCCGAGACCGGCCGCGGGGGATTGCTGGGTGCGAAGCTCATCCTCCCAGGCATCCTCGATCTCGTGGAGGGGGAGCAGCACATGGGCCCGATCGGAGAGCAGGAGTTTTCCGCGGAACAGACCGCGCTCCTCGAGAGCCCGAAGCTCCTCCTCGAGCTTCATCGGCTGAACGACCATCCCGGGCCCGCTGATCCCGGTCACTCCACGCCGCAGGACCCCGCAGGCGAGCTGGTGCAGGACCACAACGCCTTCGGGCAGGTGAATGGAGTGCCCCGCGTTGGGGCCACCGCCGGTGCGCACGACGTACTGGGCGTCGGCCGCGAGAAAGTCCGTGATCTTGCCCTTCGCTTCGTCACCGAACTGGGCACCCACCACGATGGTGACCGGCATGGAACTTGGACCCACTGAACCGGGAGGGGAGAAAGTAGATGGCCCTTGTGCCCCGGCCGCGGCGCGCTCCGTTCAGCCGAATCCCTGGGCCGCTCGTGCGCGCTCGATCTGGGTGTCCCGGAGCTGACGGACCCGTCGCGCCAATTCGGGCGAAACGAGGTAGGCCCCGGCGAATAGCTCGATCCCCCATGTGAGGGCTTCGAGATCGCGTTCTTCGGGGTGCCGACCGAGGAAACGGAGATATTCGAGGGCGCGCTCGGCGACCTCACGGCGCGGTGCGCCGCCGCGGATCCCGGCCCCGATGGTGTCGATCCGTACGAGCTTCTCGAAGTGATCGGCGAGGTGTTCGAGCCAGTCCGCGTACGCGGGCGGGCCTCGGCTCCGGGCGATGACCGCGAGCCGCCGTCGATCTTCCTCGGCATCCCGCAGCCAGCCGAGGTCCATCGTGCGGTTCCGGCCATGGTGACGGTAGCAGGTCAGCCGCTGACCGTCCACAAAGATCCCACGAGGAGAAAGGAGGCCGATCATGAATGCGGGCAGGTCCGGGACGTACTGCGCGGCGTCGAGGATCGACGCGAGTTCGCCCACGGCATCCTCGCGGCGCAGCGCCATCGAACTGAGGTTGAAGTCCGACTGGGCCTGGATCAACTGGGGAAGTCGCTCGATCTTGTCCGCCGAAGGGATGTACCACCCCTCCTCGGGGACATCGAGCGCAGACTCGTGGAGCCGCCACAGCTCCGGTGGCACCGGGGCGCCCTCCCGGTCGATCACCACCGATCGGTTGTGGTAGAAGCCGAGGTCGGGATGAGTCCGGTACACGTCGATCAGGCGTTCGAGGCGCTGCGGAGCGTAGAGATCATCGTCGTCCAGGAACGTGACGATCGGCGCTCGTGCGTCCCGGATCGCGCCGAGCACCCAGCGCCCGATGTGCTGTTGTGGATCGAACCGGCGCCGGACCCCCTCCTCATCGAGCCAGCGGTCGAGCGCAGGATCTTCGAAGTTCTTCAGCACGAGCACTTCGAAAGAACCTCGGGGGAGTCGCTGGTCCAGTACCGAACGGACCGCCGAAGCGAGGTAGGTTCGGCGCGAGTACGCGCCGACGATGACGCTGACCGACGGGGCCGGCGCACGTCGCTCCGTCTCGCTCGGGCTCGTCATACCGGCCCTCTCCGACGTGCGATACGTGCCATATACCCTCGCTCCGACAACTGGGCAGGTTCGTGCGGGCGAAGGGCCGAGTGAGACCCCGCACGGTCTTGCCAAAGGGTAAATGGTAGGCCGACCGTCGCGCGAGAATGGTCGCGCATCGAGCGCGCGAGGTCGACATCTCGGGCATCCGACGGATGTTTGAGGCCGCTCCCCCGACGGCGATCAACCTCGGGCTCGGCGAGCCGAACTTCGAGCCCCCCGGCGCCGTGCTCGATGCCTACTGCCACGCTGTCCGCAATGGAGGGAACCACTACGGCCCCTCCGCGGGTCTTCCGGCGTTGCGGCAGAAGATCGCGGAGCGATACCGCGCCCGGGCTCCCGAGACGAGCCGAGACAATGTAATCGTCACCGCGGGCGGATCGGAGGCGCTGATGGCGACTGCGTTCGCGCTGTACGACCCCGGGGACGAGATCCTCGTCCCAGACCCGGGCTTTGTTCTGTACGCGCCCCACGCCCGACTCCTCGGAGCGGAACCGGTGGCGTACGCGCTCGACGAGAAGCGTGCCTTCCTGCCCGACATCGGATCGATCGAGCGGCTCGTGACCGCACGCACCCGGGTGATCGTGATCAACAGCCCATCGAACCCGACCGGCGCGGTCCTTCCGGAGAAGACGGTCGAGGAGATCATCGCGCTCGCGGAACGGCACGATCTGCACATCGTCTCCGATGAGGTGTACGATCAGATCGTCTACGACAGACCGGCGACGTCGTTCTGGGGCCGAACCGATCGCGCGGTCGTGGTGAACTCCTTCAGCAAGACACTCGCGGCGACCGGATGGCGGGTCGGGTTCCTCATCGCTCCGCGCGCCCTCGCGGTCGAGATCAACAAAATGCACTACCACATCGTAGCCTGCGCCTCCACGCCCGCCCAGAGCGCCGTCCTCGCCGGGCTCGAGGGCGGACTGAGCTCGACGCGGGCGATGACCCGGGAGTTCCAGGCGCGACGGGCGATCGTGCTCCGCGAGCTCGCACGTTGCCCAGG
It encodes:
- a CDS encoding SLC13 family permease, whose product is MTNDVAVAILALVFGAIVVRQLFGRGPPIWGIFAVGAAGTVVSSTLSLGGTYSALTQAAPVLLFLFALFVFAGALERQGILDHAARWLIGQARSPADLPFVIFVGFSIAAAFLVNDALVLLAVPLLYGVAKRTKMDAKPMLLAVAFAVTIGSALTPMGNPQNLLISISSGLQAPVGTYLRYLLLPIAASIVLGALFVRWAFAARMGPATPEYDRLRAEAPPLFPDGEWSGRILRRPVIVLFPATMVLLITLDVGGASFGLPAIPIWEIALGGALATLFVSQERLAMLRAVDARILVLFAGLFVVVGGAVAGGVIGSLETLLPIPATGSSSTSALPSIFATSVVASQVVSNVPWVALQIPVLTGLGYGASTPIPWVALGAASTLAGNVTFLGAASNLILVDRAERTGIPIRLAEFMRYGLPIAALSIGLTFAALWIGL
- a CDS encoding HNH endonuclease signature motif containing protein — protein: MRRRPPTVPSVTVAPGGRILALSAAWYSDGADRRREARRDRHCVECHSALATSRTPYCSRVCRWKFHGHYFWDAARIYVMRRDRYTCAVCRSRRRARELEVDHIVEIARGGAALEYSNLQTICRPCHRSKTRAFLASVDRRAGPSADAVPAA
- a CDS encoding lysine exporter LysO family protein, whose product is MEFDPFLYVAFVAGYLVGWRWRPSTPWILRATIATIVALVFLLGASLTDVSPATLAPSVVLAIGFAGLILACTLAIYAVLPHRTVVGPARALPQAPERVPLSVVLIGALFAGYAVALVLPLPAASAIPYALYILLALVGLGIRLHWETLRRVWVPVVAAITGALIAGGIYALATGTGAAASLAMSSGFGWYTLDGPLVAARLGATLGLVAFLANFLRENLTMVLAPVVGRRVKGEGLAAMGGATAMDTTLYFVVRYGEADAGSLALGSGLILTVVASLLVPAFLLLPL
- a CDS encoding adenylosuccinate synthase; the protein is MPVTIVVGAQFGDEAKGKITDFLAADAQYVVRTGGGPNAGHSIHLPEGVVVLHQLACGVLRRGVTGISGPGMVVQPMKLEEELRALEERGLFRGKLLLSDRAHVLLPLHEIEDAWEDELRTQQSPAAGLGTTGRGIGPAYSDRYGRWGIRLGDLDRPATLRQRLELLYARKTQLPNLPPREQLASTLIEVGSRLAPYIGPTEPILWEAIGRGDRILLEGAQSALLDIDFGTYPYVTSSHPTSAGALVGSGIPPLAVDRIVGVSKAYSTRVGAGPFPTRVEGELGEYLQRVGGERGATTGRPRECGWLDLVLLRYAARLNGFTALAITKVDVLGGLPEVPVCVRYELPDGSSLTDRPPTSADDLGEVHPVYERLPAWGEFHPRLLERLREEGAGALPAELRAFLSFVTEETGVPIEFVSFGAARDATVRLGRGVPGAPPSPSVRRWKG
- a CDS encoding glycosyltransferase family A protein; the protein is MTSPSETERRAPAPSVSVIVGAYSRRTYLASAVRSVLDQRLPRGSFEVLVLKNFEDPALDRWLDEEGVRRRFDPQQHIGRWVLGAIRDARAPIVTFLDDDDLYAPQRLERLIDVYRTHPDLGFYHNRSVVIDREGAPVPPELWRLHESALDVPEEGWYIPSADKIERLPQLIQAQSDFNLSSMALRREDAVGELASILDAAQYVPDLPAFMIGLLSPRGIFVDGQRLTCYRHHGRNRTMDLGWLRDAEEDRRRLAVIARSRGPPAYADWLEHLADHFEKLVRIDTIGAGIRGGAPRREVAERALEYLRFLGRHPEERDLEALTWGIELFAGAYLVSPELARRVRQLRDTQIERARAAQGFG
- a CDS encoding pyridoxal phosphate-dependent aminotransferase, translated to MVAHRAREVDISGIRRMFEAAPPTAINLGLGEPNFEPPGAVLDAYCHAVRNGGNHYGPSAGLPALRQKIAERYRARAPETSRDNVIVTAGGSEALMATAFALYDPGDEILVPDPGFVLYAPHARLLGAEPVAYALDEKRAFLPDIGSIERLVTARTRVIVINSPSNPTGAVLPEKTVEEIIALAERHDLHIVSDEVYDQIVYDRPATSFWGRTDRAVVVNSFSKTLAATGWRVGFLIAPRALAVEINKMHYHIVACASTPAQSAVLAGLEGGLSSTRAMTREFQARRAIVLRELARCPGMTCVPPAGAFYAFPRFSWPETATEAAQALLSRGLITTPGDAFGSRGAKHLRISFAASRTDLTRGLAILREYAQEANRA